In Pedobacter sp. SL55, the following proteins share a genomic window:
- a CDS encoding DeoR/GlpR family DNA-binding transcription regulator, with the protein MKNITDRHEYILQKLKEDGKVNIIELINLMKVSGVTIRKDLKMLEDKNLLFRTRGGGSIKNPYASDRSIYEKELINADEKQRIAKAALKLIKNTDCITIGSGSTVFEIARFLNPTEHITVITPALKVGLELSNRTNIEVLQLGGMIRANSSSVAGNFAEKILEEISCGILFLGVDGIDLDFGFSITNLAEAALDQKMIETAQTVVILADSTKFDKRGLGKVCTFDQVAYVITDDKVPDIIVQQIEEKGVKVIIA; encoded by the coding sequence ATGAAAAATATTACGGATAGACACGAATATATTCTCCAGAAACTAAAGGAAGACGGTAAAGTAAACATCATAGAGCTTATTAATTTGATGAAAGTTTCGGGCGTTACCATACGCAAAGACTTGAAAATGCTTGAAGACAAAAACCTCTTATTTAGAACCAGAGGTGGGGGATCTATCAAAAACCCTTATGCCAGCGATAGGAGCATTTATGAAAAAGAATTAATTAATGCCGACGAAAAGCAACGCATAGCCAAAGCTGCGCTCAAACTTATCAAAAATACAGATTGCATTACCATTGGTTCTGGATCTACGGTATTTGAAATTGCACGGTTTTTAAATCCTACAGAACATATTACCGTAATTACACCCGCGTTAAAAGTTGGTTTAGAGCTAAGTAATAGAACTAATATTGAAGTATTGCAACTAGGAGGAATGATTAGAGCCAATTCATCGTCGGTAGCGGGCAACTTTGCCGAAAAAATATTGGAAGAAATTTCCTGTGGTATTTTATTTTTAGGTGTTGATGGCATTGACCTTGATTTCGGTTTTTCGATAACCAATTTAGCCGAAGCTGCACTAGACCAAAAGATGATTGAAACCGCACAAACAGTGGTAATATTAGCCGATAGCACCAAATTTGATAAGCGTGGCTTGGGCAAAGTTTGTACTTTCGATCAAGTGGCGTACGTAATTACCGACGATAAAGTACCTGACATTATCGTGCAACAAATTGAAGAAAAAGGAGTAAAAGTGATTATTGCGTAA
- a CDS encoding glycerophosphodiester phosphodiesterase family protein, with protein sequence MKFSINKLLLLLSCWCSFEAFAQKKEINVLKFKDVKELKAFFKHGKNNFPIISGHRGGMTKGFPENSMETFANTLKYMPSFFEIDPRLTKDSVAVLMHDATLERTTNGKGKLSDYTYAELQKLRLKDPEGNVTDAKIPTLKEAILWSKGRTVMNLDKKDVPLEITARILKECNNEAVMLTVHNAKQARFYLDQNPNWMLSVHIKTKKAYDEYVKANIPWESIIAYIGPEYTPENKELMKLLQDKGVMVMISSAPTYDKLATPEERAKAYIDVFKGGADILESDLPVEVANAIKNSVPKKTPQHKYLGKEKI encoded by the coding sequence ATGAAATTTTCTATTAACAAACTGCTACTATTATTAAGTTGCTGGTGTTCTTTTGAGGCGTTTGCTCAAAAAAAGGAAATCAATGTGCTTAAATTTAAAGATGTAAAAGAACTGAAAGCTTTCTTTAAACATGGGAAAAATAACTTTCCAATTATTAGCGGGCACCGGGGCGGTATGACCAAAGGCTTTCCAGAAAACTCCATGGAAACTTTTGCCAATACCTTAAAATATATGCCGTCTTTTTTTGAAATAGATCCTAGACTAACCAAAGATAGCGTAGCTGTGTTAATGCACGATGCTACCTTAGAACGCACCACAAATGGTAAAGGCAAATTATCGGATTATACTTATGCCGAATTACAGAAATTGCGGCTTAAAGATCCGGAAGGAAATGTAACCGATGCTAAAATACCAACTTTAAAAGAGGCGATTTTATGGAGCAAGGGACGTACGGTAATGAATTTAGATAAAAAAGATGTGCCTTTAGAAATAACGGCTCGTATTTTGAAAGAATGTAACAATGAAGCTGTGATGTTAACGGTTCATAATGCCAAACAAGCTCGTTTCTATCTAGATCAAAATCCAAACTGGATGCTTTCTGTACATATTAAAACGAAGAAAGCTTATGATGAATATGTTAAGGCAAATATCCCTTGGGAAAGTATTATTGCTTATATAGGGCCAGAATATACGCCTGAAAATAAGGAGCTGATGAAGCTTTTGCAAGATAAAGGAGTAATGGTAATGATTTCATCGGCGCCTACTTATGATAAGTTAGCTACGCCCGAAGAAAGAGCTAAAGCTTATATTGATGTTTTTAAAGGCGGTGCAGATATTTTAGAATCAGATTTGCCTGTAGAAGTTGCCAATGCGATTAAAAATAGTGTACCAAAGAAAACACCACAACATAAATATTTGGGAAAAGAAAAGATATAA
- a CDS encoding dipeptidase gives MQEIKKYVEDNKQRFLDELFELLRFPSVSADPKFKGDVLKTADFVAQKLKDAGADNVEICETAGYPIVYGEKIIDASLPTVLIYGHYDVQPADPLELWHTPPFEPTVRDGKIYARGACDDKGQFYMHVKAFELMMQTNTLACNVKFMIEGEEEVGSANLGIFVKANTERLKADVVLISDTSMISMENPSIETGLRGLAYMEVEVVGPNRDLHSGVYGGAVANPATILCKMIASLHDENNHITIPEFYDKVVELSDAEKAALNSAPFDLEEYKKDLAIDAEWGEKGYSTLERTGTRPTLEVNGIWSGYIGEGAKTVLPSKANAKISMRLVPNQNSDEISEIFAKHFEKIAPKGVKVTVTPHHGGEPVVTPTDSVAYRAAEKAIEDSFGKKPIPTRGGGSIPIVALFEDVLGIKSVLFGFGLDSDALHSPNEKYDIYNYYKGIETLPLFHKYFAELNK, from the coding sequence ATGCAAGAGATAAAGAAATATGTAGAAGATAACAAGCAACGTTTTTTAGACGAGCTTTTTGAGTTGTTGCGTTTTCCTTCGGTAAGTGCCGACCCTAAGTTTAAAGGCGATGTATTGAAAACTGCCGATTTTGTTGCTCAGAAATTGAAAGATGCTGGAGCAGATAACGTAGAGATTTGCGAAACTGCAGGCTACCCAATTGTGTATGGCGAAAAAATTATAGATGCTAGTTTGCCAACGGTTTTAATTTACGGGCACTATGATGTACAACCAGCAGATCCGTTGGAATTATGGCACACGCCTCCATTTGAACCAACCGTACGTGATGGTAAAATTTATGCTCGCGGTGCTTGCGATGATAAAGGCCAATTTTATATGCACGTTAAAGCATTTGAGCTGATGATGCAAACCAATACCTTGGCTTGTAACGTAAAATTCATGATCGAGGGCGAAGAAGAAGTGGGCTCTGCAAATCTTGGTATTTTCGTGAAAGCAAATACAGAGCGCTTAAAAGCTGATGTGGTTTTGATTTCTGATACTTCGATGATCAGTATGGAAAACCCTTCGATAGAAACGGGATTGCGTGGTTTGGCTTATATGGAAGTTGAAGTGGTAGGCCCAAATAGAGATTTACACTCTGGCGTTTATGGCGGTGCAGTGGCTAATCCAGCTACTATTCTTTGTAAAATGATTGCCTCTTTGCACGATGAGAATAACCACATCACTATTCCAGAATTTTACGATAAGGTTGTTGAGTTAAGCGATGCCGAAAAAGCAGCATTAAACTCTGCGCCATTTGATTTGGAAGAATATAAAAAAGATTTAGCTATTGATGCCGAGTGGGGCGAAAAAGGCTATTCTACCTTAGAGCGTACTGGTACAAGACCAACTTTAGAGGTAAATGGTATTTGGAGCGGCTACATTGGCGAAGGCGCTAAAACGGTATTGCCAAGCAAGGCCAATGCTAAAATTTCTATGCGTTTGGTGCCTAACCAAAATTCGGACGAAATTAGTGAGATCTTTGCCAAACACTTTGAAAAGATTGCGCCAAAAGGAGTAAAAGTTACGGTAACGCCTCATCATGGTGGCGAGCCGGTGGTAACGCCAACAGATAGCGTTGCCTATCGTGCTGCCGAAAAAGCTATTGAAGATAGTTTTGGTAAAAAGCCAATTCCTACTCGTGGCGGTGGCAGTATTCCAATTGTAGCATTGTTTGAAGATGTATTGGGTATTAAATCGGTATTGTTTGGCTTTGGTTTAGATAGTGATGCACTACACTCGCCAAACGAAAAATACGACATTTATAACTATTACAAAGGAATAGAAACTTTGCCTTTGTTCCATAAATACTTTGCGGAATTGAATAAATAG
- a CDS encoding zinc dependent phospholipase C family protein has product MKKLVIYLLLICVAVVCSSWGFFSHKRINQLAIFTLPEGMVGFYKNNHKYITEHAVDPDKRRYADTAEAPRHFIDVENYESNIDSIPEKWNDAVKKYGEKHLAKEGIVPWHIQRVYYNLVRAFKERDSARILRYSTDLGHYIGDAHVPLHTTRNYNGQLTNQTGIHGFWESRVPELFSKDYNLLVGKASYIEDPLKEAWKIVKNSHTMVDTVLSFEKKLSETFPADQKYDFSMRGKNVMKQYSVAYTKAYQDMMNGMVERQMKSSIIKVGSFWYSAWIDAGQPDLRNMIRIEATIEDKKQTEKIDQKYQEGKIIGREF; this is encoded by the coding sequence ATGAAAAAGCTTGTTATATATCTGTTGCTTATTTGCGTTGCTGTGGTGTGTTCGTCGTGGGGCTTTTTTTCGCATAAGCGGATAAACCAATTGGCTATTTTTACTTTGCCCGAAGGGATGGTTGGTTTTTACAAGAACAACCACAAATACATTACCGAACACGCCGTAGACCCCGATAAACGACGTTATGCAGATACCGCCGAAGCACCTAGACATTTCATTGATGTAGAAAACTACGAAAGCAACATTGACAGCATACCCGAAAAATGGAACGATGCCGTAAAAAAATATGGCGAAAAACATCTCGCTAAAGAAGGTATTGTGCCTTGGCACATACAACGGGTTTATTACAACTTGGTTAGGGCATTTAAGGAACGCGACTCGGCAAGAATTTTGCGTTACTCTACCGATCTTGGGCATTACATAGGCGATGCACACGTACCCTTGCACACCACACGCAACTATAATGGGCAGCTCACTAACCAAACTGGCATACATGGCTTTTGGGAAAGCAGGGTGCCGGAGCTTTTCTCGAAAGACTATAATCTCTTAGTGGGCAAAGCCAGCTACATAGAAGACCCACTTAAAGAGGCATGGAAAATTGTAAAAAACTCGCATACGATGGTAGATACCGTACTTAGCTTTGAAAAAAAACTAAGTGAAACTTTTCCGGCAGACCAAAAGTATGATTTCTCTATGCGTGGAAAAAACGTAATGAAACAATATTCCGTAGCCTACACCAAAGCTTATCAAGATATGATGAATGGCATGGTAGAGCGACAAATGAAGTCATCAATTATTAAGGTAGGCTCGTTTTGGTACTCTGCCTGGATAGACGCCGGCCAGCCCGATTTGAGAAATATGATTAGAATTGAAGCTACCATTGAAGATAAAAAACAAACAGAAAAGATAGACCAAAAGTACCAAGAAGGTAAAATTATTGGCAGGGAGTTTTAA
- a CDS encoding VTT domain-containing protein: MEFFDLLVQLLTNTKDTLEQIMQEYRTWTYLILFMIIFAETGFVVTPFLPGDSMLFAVGALVAGEGTGLNIWFMLLILIAAAILGNSLNYQLGKYFGIKVFKENNKILKLKYYHQSHAYFEKHGAKAIVFSRFLPIVRTIAPFVAGAARMSIGKFQFYNIVGGIGWIASLLFAGYLLGKIPFVEKNFEILVLIIAVGTFVPVIYGALKSLFSKKPVEQQIEEEIK; encoded by the coding sequence GTGGAATTTTTCGATTTACTTGTACAGCTACTTACCAATACAAAAGATACTTTAGAGCAAATTATGCAAGAGTATAGAACGTGGACTTACCTCATTCTATTCATGATTATTTTTGCAGAAACAGGATTTGTAGTAACGCCATTTTTACCTGGAGATTCGATGTTGTTTGCCGTGGGCGCCTTGGTTGCTGGCGAAGGAACAGGTTTAAACATTTGGTTTATGCTCCTGATACTAATTGCTGCGGCTATTTTAGGCAATTCGCTTAATTATCAATTAGGTAAGTATTTTGGTATTAAGGTTTTTAAGGAAAATAATAAAATTTTAAAGCTAAAATATTACCATCAGTCTCATGCGTATTTCGAGAAACACGGAGCAAAAGCAATTGTTTTTAGCCGTTTTTTACCAATTGTAAGAACCATTGCGCCGTTTGTGGCTGGTGCAGCCAGAATGTCTATAGGTAAATTTCAATTTTATAACATTGTAGGTGGTATTGGTTGGATTGCCAGTTTGTTGTTTGCCGGCTATTTATTAGGTAAAATTCCTTTTGTAGAAAAGAATTTCGAAATCTTAGTATTGATTATTGCCGTAGGTACTTTTGTGCCAGTAATTTATGGAGCTCTCAAATCGCTTTTCTCTAAAAAACCTGTGGAGCAACAAATAGAAGAAGAAATTAAGTAG
- the dnaN gene encoding DNA polymerase III subunit beta, translated as MRFIVSTSTLLKHLQTVNGASSSSTVLPILENFLFEIKEGNLTISATDLQTSMTTSLPVESKEEGKVAVPSRILLDTLKTLPDQPITFHVDDNNFAIEISAGDGKYKLSGENGDDFPKIPVVDNASSVNLPATVLSEAITKTIFAVSNDELRPAMTGVFCQLSPQNITFVATDAHKLVRYRRNDSKAEKASSFILPKKALTLLKAALPNTDVNVSVDYNATSAFFKFENINLICRLIDERYPDYEAVIPANNPNKLVIDRALFLNTLRRVVIFANKTTHQVRLKINGSELNISSEDLDFANEAHERLSCQYDGEDLEIGFNARFLIEMLNNLSGEEVTLELSTPNRAGLLIPQTNDENEDVLMLVMPVMLNNSY; from the coding sequence ATGAGATTTATAGTATCCACATCGACATTATTAAAACATTTACAAACCGTTAATGGTGCTTCGAGTAGCAGCACGGTATTGCCTATCTTGGAAAATTTCCTGTTTGAAATTAAAGAGGGAAATTTAACTATCTCTGCAACCGATTTACAGACTAGCATGACCACTTCTTTGCCTGTAGAATCTAAGGAAGAAGGTAAGGTTGCGGTTCCATCTAGAATTTTGTTAGATACGTTGAAAACCTTGCCAGATCAGCCTATTACTTTTCATGTAGATGATAATAATTTTGCTATAGAGATTAGTGCAGGCGACGGAAAATATAAGTTAAGTGGCGAAAATGGTGATGATTTTCCTAAAATTCCGGTGGTAGACAATGCCTCTTCGGTTAATTTACCAGCAACGGTTTTAAGTGAAGCAATAACCAAAACCATTTTTGCAGTAAGTAACGATGAACTTCGCCCGGCAATGACTGGTGTGTTTTGCCAATTGTCTCCGCAAAATATCACTTTTGTAGCTACAGATGCACATAAATTAGTACGTTATAGAAGAAATGATAGCAAGGCTGAGAAAGCTTCTTCGTTTATTTTGCCTAAAAAAGCATTGACCTTGTTAAAGGCTGCTTTACCAAATACCGATGTAAATGTATCGGTTGATTACAACGCTACCAGTGCATTTTTCAAGTTCGAAAATATCAATTTAATTTGCCGTTTAATTGATGAGCGTTACCCAGATTACGAAGCAGTAATACCTGCAAATAACCCTAATAAATTGGTAATTGATAGGGCTTTGTTCTTAAATACGTTACGTAGGGTAGTTATTTTTGCTAATAAAACTACACACCAGGTTCGTTTAAAAATTAACGGTAGCGAGTTAAATATTTCTTCCGAAGATTTAGATTTTGCTAACGAAGCTCACGAGCGTTTAAGCTGCCAATATGATGGCGAAGATTTAGAAATTGGTTTCAACGCCCGTTTCTTAATTGAAATGTTAAACAATTTAAGTGGCGAAGAAGTTACTTTAGAACTTTCTACGCCAAACAGAGCAGGTTTGTTGATTCCTCAAACTAACGATGAAAATGAGGATGTATTGATGTTGGTAATGCCGGTAATGTTGAATAATAGTTATTAA
- the gldG gene encoding gliding motility-associated ABC transporter substrate-binding protein GldG: MVGKGARNKEQGVKTRWLRFSLFVLVLVLINVLAQFVYTRIDFTKEKRFTLTEKTKEVLKSNKHDVLVTVFLDGDMPAAFKRLRNATKDMLADYKAYANVNFKVVFVDPISGLTATEQDTVMQQLYQVGIKPTNINIKTDAGFAEKLVFPMALIESNGKRMPVKLLQNLGGEASNYEENINNSIKNLEYVFTSSLKKVISGYNPRIGFTEGNGELSDAYLFDAMSALADSYVVGRVNLDSITKQGLDSLKMLVIAKPLKIFTEAQKYKINYFVMKGGHVLWSIDQVRMELDSLRSGRSFMAANNNLNLDDMLFEYGARVNYDIIADVNCAEIPIATGGPRGDIQMAPWLYYPILLPDTSNNVVKNLDNIKAEFASTVDTIGSKNVNKRIILTTSPYNKVYTSPKMFNLQMVEEEPTQKAFTSVPKSVGVLLEGNFKSVFLNRPIPEGITEKFNLPAQSKPTKMIVLGDGDIFRNQVAADGSPFPLGFDRYTQQNFGNKALLLNIVDYFTNEDNLIALRNKEVTIRPLDKTLVRTEKTKWQLVNTVLPIALLICFAIFQHYYRKHKYAR, encoded by the coding sequence ATGGTAGGTAAGGGAGCAAGGAACAAAGAACAAGGAGTAAAGACTAGATGGCTTAGATTTTCGCTGTTCGTTTTGGTATTGGTGCTAATAAATGTTTTGGCTCAGTTTGTTTACACCAGAATAGATTTTACCAAAGAAAAACGCTTTACGCTTACCGAAAAAACTAAAGAAGTTTTAAAGAGCAACAAGCATGATGTTTTGGTAACCGTTTTTTTAGACGGAGATATGCCGGCAGCTTTTAAACGCTTGCGTAACGCCACTAAAGATATGTTAGCCGATTACAAGGCTTATGCTAATGTAAACTTTAAGGTGGTTTTTGTAGATCCAATATCTGGGTTAACTGCAACAGAACAGGATACGGTAATGCAGCAGTTGTACCAAGTGGGCATTAAACCTACCAATATCAATATTAAAACCGATGCAGGATTTGCCGAAAAGTTGGTGTTCCCGATGGCTTTAATAGAAAGCAATGGCAAGCGTATGCCTGTTAAATTGCTTCAAAACTTAGGGGGCGAAGCTTCAAATTATGAGGAAAACATCAATAACTCCATCAAAAATTTGGAGTATGTATTTACTTCATCCTTAAAAAAGGTTATTTCTGGTTACAACCCACGTATAGGTTTTACCGAAGGCAATGGAGAGCTGAGCGATGCTTACTTATTTGATGCTATGAGTGCGCTTGCTGATAGTTATGTGGTGGGTAGGGTAAACTTAGATTCTATTACCAAGCAAGGTTTAGATAGTTTAAAAATGTTGGTAATTGCCAAGCCTTTAAAGATATTTACGGAAGCGCAGAAATACAAAATCAATTATTTTGTGATGAAGGGCGGCCATGTGTTATGGTCTATAGATCAGGTACGTATGGAGCTGGATAGTTTGCGTAGCGGAAGATCTTTTATGGCTGCCAACAACAATCTTAATTTAGACGATATGCTGTTTGAGTACGGCGCTCGTGTAAACTATGATATTATTGCGGATGTAAATTGTGCAGAAATACCGATAGCTACTGGTGGACCAAGGGGCGATATACAGATGGCGCCGTGGTTGTATTATCCAATTTTATTGCCCGATACCAGCAATAACGTAGTTAAGAATTTGGATAATATTAAAGCTGAATTTGCGAGCACCGTAGATACTATTGGGAGTAAAAATGTGAACAAGCGGATCATTTTAACCACATCGCCTTACAATAAGGTTTACACTTCTCCTAAAATGTTTAACCTGCAAATGGTAGAAGAAGAACCTACGCAGAAGGCGTTTACTAGTGTGCCTAAAAGCGTGGGGGTGTTATTAGAAGGTAATTTTAAATCGGTATTTTTAAATAGGCCAATACCCGAAGGTATTACAGAGAAATTTAATTTGCCTGCGCAAAGTAAACCCACCAAAATGATCGTTTTGGGCGATGGCGATATTTTCCGTAACCAAGTGGCGGCAGATGGCTCGCCTTTTCCACTTGGTTTTGATAGGTATACGCAGCAAAATTTTGGTAACAAAGCGCTGCTGCTCAATATTGTAGATTATTTTACAAACGAAGATAATTTAATCGCACTGCGAAATAAAGAAGTTACCATAAGGCCATTGGATAAAACCTTGGTGCGTACAGAAAAAACGAAGTGGCAATTGGTAAATACGGTATTGCCAATTGCGTTGTTAATATGTTTTGCAATTTTTCAACATTATTACCGCAAGCACAAGTATGCAAGGTAA
- the gldF gene encoding gliding motility-associated ABC transporter permease subunit GldF, whose product MLAVFKRELFSFLSSAMAYITIGIFLLACGLMFWFFPDTSILEYGYAEMDGFFSLVPYLFMFLISAITMRSFAEERKEGTYVLLATRPLTDMQIILAKYLACMVLVLFSLLPTLVYYYSISQLGLPKGNIDAGAVIGSYIGLFLLGSAFTAIGVFASSITKNQIIAFAVAVFLCFFAYSGFDSLSKITALESLATSLVNLGINEHYQSISRGVLDTRDLVYFITFVALFLGLTKLAIGGRKW is encoded by the coding sequence ATGTTAGCAGTATTTAAAAGAGAATTATTCAGTTTCCTCAGTTCGGCTATGGCCTACATTACCATTGGCATATTTTTGCTGGCCTGTGGTTTAATGTTTTGGTTTTTTCCAGATACCTCTATTTTAGAGTACGGCTATGCCGAAATGGATGGTTTCTTTAGCTTAGTTCCTTACCTGTTTATGTTCCTTATTTCGGCCATTACTATGCGTTCTTTTGCCGAAGAAAGAAAAGAAGGCACTTATGTGTTGTTAGCTACACGGCCACTTACTGATATGCAAATTATTTTGGCCAAGTATTTGGCCTGTATGGTTTTGGTACTTTTTTCTTTGCTGCCCACTTTGGTGTACTACTACAGCATTTCGCAATTAGGTTTGCCCAAAGGAAATATAGATGCTGGAGCGGTAATTGGTTCGTACATAGGCTTGTTCTTGTTAGGGAGTGCGTTTACGGCCATCGGCGTTTTTGCTTCGTCCATTACAAAAAATCAGATCATTGCTTTTGCGGTAGCGGTATTTTTGTGCTTTTTTGCTTACAGTGGTTTCGATTCGCTAAGTAAAATTACCGCTTTGGAAAGCTTAGCAACCTCTTTAGTAAATCTAGGGATTAACGAGCATTACCAATCTATCAGTAGAGGAGTTTTAGACACTAGAGATCTGGTTTATTTCATCACTTTTGTGGCCTTGTTTTTAGGTTTAACCAAGTTGGCAATAGGAGGTAGAAAATGGTAG
- a CDS encoding porin family protein, with amino-acid sequence MKKIFLLLTLAAGLTTAVNAQDKPVSFGVKAGVAFPSITLSSMGISVNTSSKTSFYVGGIADINISPIFSFQPGLTYVGKGGKFDLSEMVEQIGVDPEELDGVDAVTFNYSYLELPLNLLANFNAGTGKFFVGAGPYAAYALSANMKAGDQKLDAEFGSEEGQLKRMEFGLNFLGGYKLSNGLNLHAGYGLGLSTTENSSEGTTKNKVFSVGLGFNF; translated from the coding sequence ATGAAAAAAATTTTTCTATTATTAACGCTCGCAGCTGGTTTAACCACTGCTGTTAACGCTCAAGACAAACCTGTTTCTTTTGGAGTTAAAGCTGGTGTTGCTTTTCCAAGTATTACTCTTTCTTCGATGGGTATTTCGGTAAATACTTCATCTAAAACATCGTTTTATGTAGGTGGTATAGCAGATATTAACATTTCACCTATTTTCTCTTTTCAACCAGGCTTAACCTATGTAGGTAAAGGCGGTAAATTCGACCTTAGTGAAATGGTGGAACAAATTGGTGTTGATCCAGAAGAATTGGATGGAGTTGATGCTGTTACGTTTAATTATTCTTATTTAGAACTTCCTTTAAATCTATTAGCAAACTTTAATGCAGGCACCGGAAAGTTTTTTGTAGGTGCAGGTCCTTATGCGGCTTATGCTTTGTCTGCCAATATGAAAGCTGGAGATCAAAAATTAGATGCTGAATTTGGTTCTGAGGAAGGGCAGTTAAAAAGAATGGAGTTTGGTTTAAATTTCTTAGGTGGATATAAACTGAGCAATGGACTAAATTTGCACGCAGGCTATGGCTTAGGGTTAAGCACTACAGAAAATAGTAGCGAAGGCACTACCAAAAACAAAGTTTTCTCTGTTGGCCTAGGCTTCAACTTCTAA